In Syngnathus scovelli strain Florida chromosome 11, RoL_Ssco_1.2, whole genome shotgun sequence, one DNA window encodes the following:
- the frs3 gene encoding fibroblast growth factor receptor substrate 2, with amino-acid sequence MGSCWSCLYRDPSRDNHLTKFKVINVDDEGNELGSGVMELTQTELILHTRKRDAIRWPYLCLRRYGYDSNLFSFESGRRCQTGQGIFAFKCSRAEEIFNLLQELMQCNSINVVEESMMMSGSGHTPEMEMSRAPQTPNTPGFPVPAFPNGYPGYPIRGDSSQPSLAEDHGHNLMALEDQTHTYVNTVSMEGDLAMRHCVHSLPEVRPSTFTETTRVGGQGNAQSNLRCCPLEEHQDPQVFMQPSSQEVKFMLGPTPAQRHLLQRERERERERLAHGPRSLQPVEGATGSETDGDEPSMHMCNSLSYHHFHHHPHRHPCHEHPDSCRGAELTYENINGLRSGRKQRLSPSSVSQSVGSSSSSSTGDSHSHSLLHPHGPSSLPPQGYGCERATGGGHRRTALLNYENLPSLPPVWEYSALQRDDEQEDDDDEADEEEYEEEEEDFDEYEFSEGPETNNGYHPDGRGIHRDALQNYVNTDQVQPPRMRHSCPPHPRPCQPDRGGRIFNFDFRRRSRSGVGVCEHGHMPPSRQLNYIQVDLEGESPCQALGAGGGPHQRLPPQKCGPPAPRRSECYAVIDLKKTAAMSNLQKALPRDDGTSRKTRHNSTDLPL; translated from the exons ATGGGGAGTTGTTGGAGCTGTCTGTACAGGGACCCCAGCCGAGACAACCATCTCACCAAGTTTAAG GTCATCAACGTGGACGATGAAGGCAACGAGCTGGGCTCTGGTGTCATGGAGCTCACCCAGACGGAGCTCATTCTTCACACGCGTAAGAGGGACGCCATCAGGTGGCCGTACCTCTGCCTGCGCCGCTACGGCTATGACTCCAACCTGTTTTCTTTTGAGAGCGGGCGTCGTTGCCAGACTGGACAGG GAATATTTGCCTTCAAGTGCTCTCGGGCTGAGGAGATCTTCAACCTGCTCCAGGAGCTGATGCAATGCAACAGCATCAACGTGGTGGAGGAGTCCATGATGATGTCTGGCAGCGGCCACACGCCAGAGATGGAGATGTCTCGTGCACCACAGACGCCCAACA CTCCCGGTTTCCCTGTGCCGGCTTTTCCCAATGGATACCCTGGTTATCCAATCAGAGGGGATTCCTCCCAGCCTTCCCTTGCTGAGGATCATGGACACAATCTGATGGCTTTGGAAGACCAG ACCCACACTTATGTGAACACTGTTAGCATGGAAGGGGATCTGGCCATGCGTCACTGTGTGCACTCCCTACCCGAGGTGCGGCCCAGCACTTTCACCGAAACGACGCGCGTCGGGGGCCAAGGGAACGCACAGTCCAACCTACGGTGCTGTCCCCTCGAGGAGCATCAAGATCCACAGGTGTTCATGCAGCCATCGTCGCAGGAGGTCAAGTTCATGCTGGGCCCCACTCCAGCTCAGCGTCATCTACTGCAAAGGGAGCGAGAACGGGAGAGGGAGCGGCTCGCTCACGGCCCCCGCAGCCTTCAGCCAGTAGAGGGCGCAACAGGCTCAGAGACGGACGGAGACGAGCCTTCGATGCACATGTGCAACTCCCTCTCCTATCACCATTTCCATCACCATCCGCACCGGCACCCGTGCCACGAGCACCCTGACAGTTGCCGGGGCGCCGAGCTCACCTACGAGAACATCAACGGCCTGAGGAGCGGGCGGAAGCAGCGGCTGAGTCCCAGCAGCGTGTCCCAGTCGGTCGGttcgagcagcagcagcagcaccggaGACAGCCACTCCCACAGCCTCCTCCACCCGCACGGCCCATCTTCGCTTCCCCCGCAGGGCTACGGGTGCGAGAGAGCCACGGGCGGAGGTCACCGCCGGACGGCCCTGCTCAACTACGAGAACCTGCCCTCGCTTCCACCAGTGTGGGAGTACAGCGCCCTGCAGCGCGACGACGAGcaagaagacgacgacgacgaggcgGACGAGGAGGAatacgaagaggaggaggaagactttgatgaGTACGAGTTTTCAGAAGGGCCCGAGACGAACAACGGGTACCACCCGGACGGGCGGGGCATCCACAGAGATGCCCTGCAGAACTATGTCAACACAGACCAGGTGCAGCCGCCCAGAATGCGACACAGCTGCCCCCCGCATCCACGACCATGTCAGCCCGACAGAGGAGGGCGCATATTTAACTTTGACTTCCGCAGGCGCTCGAGGTCAGGGGTCGGAGTCTGCGAGCACGGGCACATGCCTCCGTCGCGGCAGCTGAACTACATCCAGGTGGACCTTGAGGGAGAAAGTCCCTGCCAAGCTCTCGGCGCCGGCGGGGGGCCGCACCAGCGCCTGCCGCCCCAAAAGTGCGGCCCACCGGCACCCCGCCGCAGCGAATGCTACGCGGTCATCGACCTGAAGAAGACGGCGGCCATGTCCAACCTGCAAAAAGCTCTGCCCAGGGATGATGGCACTTCCAGAAAGACCCGTCACAACAGCACAGACCTGCCTCTGTAA